One window of Aspergillus oryzae RIB40 DNA, chromosome 3 genomic DNA carries:
- a CDS encoding uncharacterized protein (chitin synthase/hyaluronan synthase (glycosyltransferases)), translated as MSSRRPNSLANTSCDSESSHCPPYQEQHPFYQEEPDEQEISLLQENSSSHYSTPFADPVAESDSHRRYTLHDPGPMVFGAPEYEPVQSSGMKTRAGLNRYGTRKINLVKGAVLSVDYPVPSAIQNAIQPEYRDAEEGFSEEFTHLRYTAATCDPDEFTLRNGYNLRPAMYNRHTELLIAVTYYNEDKVLTSRTLHGVMQNIRDIVRLKKSEFWNKGGPAWQKIVVCLIFDGIEPCDKNTLDVLATIGVYQDGIMKKDVDGRETVAHVFEYTTQLSVTATQQLVRPHSDESTSNLPPVQFIFCLKQKNSKKINSHRWLLNAFSRILNPEVIVLLDAGTKPGPKSLLSLWEAFYNDKTLGGACGEIHAMLGPRWQKCLNPLVAAQNFEYKISNILDKPLESAFGYVSVLPGAFSAYRYRAIMGRPLEQYFHGDHTLSKRLGKKGIEGMNIFKKNMFLAEDRILCFELVAKAGFKWHLSYVKAAKGETDVPEGAAEFVGQRRRWLNGSFAAGLYAIMHFGRIYRSGHSIIRLFFLHIQILYNICQLIMTWFSLASYWLTSSVIMDLVGTPSSHNKEKGWPWGNDASPIVNTFLKYGYLWVLMLQFMLALGNRPKGLRSNSVVTLYTISFLYFALVQLYVLILSFYQVVGVFTGGMLDFNFDDGLAAFIQSFFSSSGGGIVLIALVSTYGIYIIASILYLDPWHILTSSWAYFLGMTTSINVLMVYAFCNWHDVSWGTKGSDKVDALPSVTTQKDNNKRNFIEELDKPQADIDSQFEATVKRALAPYVEPEEDGGKTLDDSYKNFRTGLVCLWVFSNLLLALMITATGVDKICLTNTSTTRTTWFFQIILWITAGLSLFRFIGSLYFLGRAGVLCCVSRR; from the exons ATGAGCAGCAGGCGCCCCAACAGTTTAGCCAACACATCGTGCGACAGCGAGAGCAGCCACTGTCCCCCCTACCAGGAG CAACACCCCTTCTACCAAGAAGAACCGGACGAGCAAGAGATATCGCTCCTGCAGGAGAACAGCTCCAGCCATTACAGCACGCCGTTCGCCGATCCTGTCGCTGAATCGGATTCACACCGGCGATATACGCTTCATGATCCCGGCCCGATGGTCTTTGGCGCCCCGGAATATGAGCCGGTTCAATCAAGTGGAATGAAGACCCGCGCAGGGCTGAATCGATACGGAACGAGGAAGATTAATCTAGTGAAGGGAGCTGTGCTGAGTGTCGACTATCCGGTTCCGAGCGCAATTCAGAATGCGATCCAGCCGGAGTACCGTGATGCTGAGGAGGGTTTCTCGGAGGAATTTACACACTTGCGAT ATACGGCGGCGACGTGTGACCCCGACGAATTTACCCTACGCAACGGATACAATCTTCGGCCTGCTATGTATAATCGGCATACCGAGTTGCTGATTGCTGTTACTTATTATAATGAGGATAAGGTTCTGACTTCACGTACTCTACATGGAGTAATGCAGAATATTCGGGATATTGTTAGGTTGAAAAAGTCGGAGTTTTGGAATAAGGGAGGCCCAGCGTGGCAGAAGATTGTTGTCTGTTTGATCTTCGATGGCATTGAGCCCTGTGATAAGAATACGCTGGACGTACTAGCCACAATTGGGGTCTACCAGGACGGTATTATGAAGAAAGATGTAGACGGCCGAGAGACCGTCGCACATGTG TTCGAATACACGACCCAATTGTCAGTCACTGCTACTCAGCAACTAGTCCGACCTCACAGTGACGAATCAACAAGCAACCTCCCGCCGGTTCAGTTCATATTCTGTCTAAAACAGAAGAACAGTAAAAAGATCAACTCGCATCGCTGGCTTCTGAACGCCTTCAGTCGAATACTAAATCCTGAAGTTATTGTCCTTCTAGACGCAGGCACAAAACCTGGCCCAAAGTCTCTGCTATCGCTGTGGGAGGCCTTCTATAATGACAAAACACTCGGTGGAGCGTGTGGTGAGATCCATGCAATGCTTGGCCCACGCTGGCAAAAG TGTTTAAACCCCCTTGTTGCTGCACAGAATTTTGAATATAAAATCTCTAATATCCTGGACAAGCCATTAGAAAGTGCTTTTGGCTATGTCAGTGTTCTGCCTGGTGCTTTCTCTGCCTACCGATACCGGGCTATTATGGGCCGTCCATTAGAGCAATATTTTCACGGTGATCATACCTTATCAAAACGCCTTGGTAAGAAGGGTATTGAAGGTATGAATATCTTTAAAAAGAATATGTTTTTAGCGGAAGACCGCATCTTATGCTTTGAGCTAGTAGCCAAAGCTGGGTTTAAATGGCATTTGAGCTATGTAAAGGCAGCGAAGGGTGAGACTGATGTCCCTGAGGGAGCTGCTGAGTTTGTCGGTCAGCGACGCCGCTGGCTAAATGGGTCGTTTGCGGCAGGCCTATACGCTATTATGCATTTTGGGCGTATTTATCGCAGTGGTCATAGTATCATTCGATTGTTTTTCTTGCATATTCAGATCCTTTACAATATCTGCCAGCTCATCATGACCTGGTTTTCTCTTG CGTCATACTGGCTAACAAGCTCGGTGATCATGGACCTAGTCGGTACCCCGAGCAGccacaacaaagaaaaaggctggCCCTGGGGTAATGACGCTTCCCCGATAGTCAACACCTTTCTGAAATACGGGTACCTCTGGGTACTGATGCTCCAGTTCATGCTAGCCCTTGGTAACCGACCAAAAGG CTTACGAAGTAACAGTGTTGTCACGCTCTACACGATCTCCTTCCTCTACTTCGCTCTCGTGCAGCTTTAtgttctcatcctctccttctaCCAAGTGGTTGGTGTCTTTACCGGCGGTATGCTGGACTTCAACTTCGATGATGGTCTTGCTGCCTTTATACAGTcattcttcagctcctcTGGAGGTGGTATCGTGCTTATTGCGCTAGTATCCACATACGGCATTTATATCATTGCCAGTATACTCTACCTTGACCCTTGGCATATCCTAACCAGTTCATGGGCATATTTCCTCGGCATGACAACAAGCATCAATGTGCTCATGGTCTACGCGTTCTGCAATTGGCACGATGTCTCCTGGGGCACAAAAGGATCTGACAAAGTAGATGCCTTACCGTCTGTAACGACTCAGAAAGACAACAATAAGAGGAATTTTATTGAGGAGCTCGATAAACCGCAAGCCGACATTGACAGCCAGTTTGAGGCTACCGTGAAACGCGCCTTAGCGCCATACGTTGAAcccgaagaggatggagggAAAACCTTAGACGACTCATATAAGAATTTCCGGACCGGATTGGTGTGTCTTTGGGTCTTTAGTAACTTGCTCCTAGCGTTGATGATTACCGCTACGGGGGTGGATAAGATATGTTTGACGAATACGTCGACGACCAGGACAACCTGGTTCTTCCAGATTATCTTGTGGATTACGGCGGGCTTGTCACTATTTCGGTTTATTGGGTCGTTGTACTTTCTTGGGCGAGCGGGTGTTCTCTGTTGTGTGTCCCGGCGTTGA
- a CDS encoding uncharacterized protein (synaptic vesicle transporter SV2 (major facilitator superfamily)), with the protein MNQDTTLSQMDAEKKSEEIITRKPSLAEGTVTSHQGANPPDFNQLAINNAIESIGMGRYQWQLMISCGFGFIADQMLLVSISLVMPQASKEFGPRYGTLLSATQYAGLGVGAVVYGLIADLTGRRLAWQTSIFGVSVFTAICAASPNWAALNVFVVLSAFFGGGNWDIVAIDLTVLVLLLLIRKGFVDSLWIAWPLVVNFCCPAGATPETCTKANNMGWRYLYIILGGLCLIMSVLRTFTLGMSESPKWLVSRGELNEAVASINTMSKVNKSTYVMMVDQLRPHEHEDSKSAIKKAASMVGALFQGSKQIRSMICLVILWLLIGIAYHTPPSTARERYPVYTVFLPYYLEAHGATLGDGSTYQTYRDWSISSVVGIWGPILSAFLVQVPFLGRRRSMTLTACACAAFSGAFTTVKNESQNLAFSSMINFWLNALYGIIYGYTPEVMPDAYRGIGCGLTLACGRIASLSAPFIATFGDVTTSVPIWVCCAFFGVIGIVSLVLPFEPGDSS; encoded by the exons ATGAACCAAGACACTACTCTCAGTCAGATGGATGCCGAAAAGAAATCAGAAGAGATAATAACTAGAAAGCCAAGCCTCGCCGAAGGTACTGTAACATCTCACCAGGGAGCCAACCCCCCGGACTTCAACCAGCTCGCTATCAACAATGCAATCGAATCAATCGGAATGGGCCGCTATCAATGGCAGCTGATGATCTCTTGTGGATTTGGATTCATTGCAGATCAG ATGCTTCTTGTCTCCATCAGTCTAGTCATGCCCCAAGCCTCGAAGGAATTCGGCCCTCGATACGGAACACTCCTTTCCGCCACACAATACGCAGGGTTAGGAGTCGGTGCTGTCGTCTATGGGCTTATCGCTGATTTAACTGGCCGTCGTCTAGCGTGGCAGACGTCTATCTTTGGCGTGTCTGTCTTTACTGCCATCTGTGCCGCCTCACCCAACTGGGCTGCGTTGAATGTTTTCGTTGTGCTCTCTGCCTTTTTTGGCGGCGGGAATT GGGATATAGTGGCAATTGACCTCACA GTACTCGTAttgcttctcctcatccGAAAGGGCTTCGTTGACTCACTATGGATAGCCTGGCCACTTGTGGTGAACTTTTGTTGCCCAGCTGGCGCTACTCCGGAAACGTGTACCAAAGCTAATAACATGGGATGGCGATACCTGTACATCATTCTTGGGGGATTGTGTCTCATAATGTCAGTTCTGCGCACTTTCACGCTGGGAATGAGCGAGTCCCCCAAGTGGCTTGTATCACGGGGAGAATTGAACGAAGCAGTGGCGTCCATCAATACAATGAGCAAAGTCAACAAATCAACATAtgtgatgatggttgatCAGTTGCGCCCTCATGAGCATGAAGATTCCAAGAGCGCTATTAAGAAAGCCGCCTCCATGGTTGGCGCATTATTCCAGGGCTCGAAACAGATTCGTTCAATGATATGCTTGGTTATTCTATGGCTACTTATCGGCATCGCGTACCACACCCCTCCATCCACAGCCCGCGAACG ATATCCTGTCTATACCGTGTTTCTCCCATATTACCTTGAAGCGCACGGCGCCACCTTAGGCGATGGAAGCACTTATCAGACCTACCGAGACTGGTCAATCTCCTCGGTAGTCGGAATCTGGGGACCGATTCTAAGTGCATTCCTGGTACAGGTGCCTTTCCTCGGACGTCGACGCTCAATGACACTGACAGCCTGCGCCTGCGCCGCCTTTTCAGGCGCCTTTACTACCGTCAAGAACGAGTCACAGAATCTGGCCTTTTCTAGCATGATTAACTTTTGGCTCAATGCTCTGTACGGCATCATTTACGG GTATACGCCAGAGGTCATGCCAGATGCATATAGGGGCATTGGCTGTGGGCTGACTCTCGCCTGTGGTCGGattgcttctctttcagccCCGTTCATCGCGACCTTCGGGGATGTCACGACGTCTGTGCCTATCTGGGTTTGCTGTGCGTTCTTTGGGGTTATTGGGATTGTGTCATTGGTTTTGCCATTCGAACCAGGGGATTCCTCATGA
- a CDS encoding aromatic ring-hydroxylating oxygenase subunit alpha (phenylpropionate dioxygenase and related ring-hydroxylating dioxygenases, large terminal subunit), producing the protein MNRLFPFTTKSTSTPIKEKPQTKALPSSWYRSEALYALERRAIFSKKWMVVTHRTRFTKTGDYVQLNVAGYGYFIIKDRTGTIRAFHNVCRHRAYPVIQSEGESGTANIISCKYHGWSYGLDGKLAKAPRYQDVEGFEKEKMGLYPIHVHIDHLGFVWVNLEAGDRPSVSWEEDFEGVDQQPRLQGFDLSQYHFDHTWSMMGDYNWKTLADNYNECYHCPTGHPGVNAISDLSKYYVETKAGHIQHFNADKQDTPGLGIFSTFYFPNASITVSPSFWYMMRCLPVSATQTRMEYDVYRHNNASNEDFTYIDEFFKQVLREDKDLCNAAQKNLNAGVFVNGELHPRAEKVRFGYIL; encoded by the exons ATGAACCGccttttccccttcaccaCAAAGTCCACAAGCACCCCTATCAAGGAAAAACCCCAAACAAAAGCCCTCCCATCCTCCTGGTATCGCTCCGAGGCGCTGTACGCCCTGGAGCGCCGcgcaatcttctccaagaaatGGATGGTAGTGACCCACCGTACCCGCTTCACAAAGACGGGTGATTATGTGCAGCTTAATGTGGCCGGATACGGCTATTTTATTATAAAAGATCGAACGGGGACAATAAGGGCTTTTCATAATGTTTGTCGGCATCGGGCGTATCCTGTTATTCAGTCGGAAGGGGAGTCTGGGACTGCGAATATTATTTCTTGCAAATATCATG GATGGTCTTATGGCCTGGATGGTAAGCTTGCCAAAGCACCCCGGTACCAGGATGTGGAAGGgttcgagaaagagaagatgggtcTTTACCCTATTCATGTCCATATCGATCATCTTGGTTTTGTGTGGGTGAACTTAGAGGCTGGAGACCGACCGAGCGTATCTTGGGAAGAGGACTTTGAGGGCGTGGATCAGCAGCCTCGTTTGCAGGGGTTTGATCTTTCACAGTATCATTTCGATCATACGTGGAGTATGATGGGGGATTATAATTGGAAGACGTTGGCCGATAATTATAATGAA TGCTACCACTGTCCAACGGGCCATCCAGGCGTAAACGCCATCTCGGATCTGAGCAAATACTACGTCGAGACTAAAGCGGGACATATCCAGCACTTCAACGCCGATAAGCAGGATACGCCTGGCCTGGGGATCTTTAGtactttttatttccccAATGCGTCGATTACAGTTTC ACCGTCGTTTTGGTACATGATGCGCTGTCTTCCTGTTTCGGCAACACAGACTCGGATGGAGTATGATGTCTACAGACATAACAATGCTTCGAACGAGGACTTTACGTATATCGATGAGTTTTTCAAACAGGTCCTGCGGGAGGATAAGGATCTGTGTAACGCGGCGCAGAAGAATTTGAATGCGGGAGTGTTTGTGAATGGGGAGTTGCATCCTCGGGCTGAGAAGGTTCGATTTGGGTACATTTTGTGA
- a CDS encoding uncharacterized protein (predicted protein), with translation MPCTGHLALHLTALLVFPIRVHRQFHPLISNPQSITSSSTDKMADERIVLPSIAEIEASTDILSDPSRSVKVVRVRERFAVKVGTSIAPLEAENMQFVAANSKIPVIKVHDHFVDPETQKRYIIMDHVPGTDLQKLAPSLPENQKKTVSKRIREAPDELRRIPSKGILGT, from the exons ATGCCCTGCACTGGGCACCTGGCGCTGCACCTGACAGCCCTACTCGTATTCCCAATCCG TGTCCATCGACAGTTTCATCCTCTTATTTCCAACCCTCAGTCGataacatcttcatccactgATAAAATGGCTGACGAGAGAATTGTGCTTCCGAGCATCGCCGAGATCGAAGCATCAACCGATATCCTCAGCGACCCCAGCAGATCCGTCAAGGTTGTCCGAGTAAGAGAGCGCTTCGCGGTCAAAGTGGGCACCTCCATTGCGCCGCTAGAAGCAGAGAATATGCAGTTTGTGGCTGCTAACAGCAAGATCCCTGTCATAAAAGTCCATGATCATTTTGTCGATCCGGAGACCCAGAAACGATACATAATCATGGATCATGTCCCCGGTACCGATCTGCAGAAGTTAGCGCCGTCTCTTCCGgaaaaccagaagaagacggtcaGCAAACGCATTAGAGAGGCGCCTGATGAACTGCGACGTATCCCTTCCAAGGGTATTTTGGGAACTTGA
- a CDS encoding adenosine deaminase family protein (adenine deaminase/adenosine deaminase), with translation MNGLEITPFITTLPKVELHVHIEGTLTPALRWKLAHRNNIPLRYPTYEALLNSYKITYNHRRELNGDNGAPTFLETYYEGCQVLCTDDDFYELAIAYFQKAKDVNVRYVEPFFDTQAHTKRGIPVEAVLNGFLRAQHDGAKQLGVKSNWIFCFLRDHPVKEGLEALRSALPWARTKDGKGKGLFHAVGLASNEYDRPPGLFEEGFLLAKEVGLHVTMHCDVDQKDVVEHMHEGIFDVCAGAGADRIDHGLNATDAPELMAALKEKNIGLTLCPHAYHRRQATEVLFPKIRKLWDEGVRFCINSDDPTYMHDVWIDGNMMKVYEYCGFTKSEMGKLVRNAVEMSWADEVTKTEILDELERVLGVEEKLIS, from the coding sequence ATGAACGGCCTAGAAATAACCCCCTTCATAACCACCCTTCCCAAAGTCGAACTCCACGTCCACATCGAAGGCACCCTAACACCAGCCCTCCGATGGAAACTCGCTCACAGAAACAACATCCCTCTCCGCTACCCCACCTACGAAGCGCTCCTTAACTCGTACAAGATAACATATAATCACCGTCGCGAACTCAACGGCGACAATGGTGCGCCTACCTTCCTAGAAACCTATTACGAAGGCTGCCAAGTCCTCTgcacagatgatgatttctACGAACTAGCCATAGCATATTTCCAAAAGGCAAAGGACGTGAACGTGCGCTATGTCGAGCCGTTCTTCGATACTCAGGCTCATACTAAACGAGGCATTCCCGTTGAAGCTGTCTTGAACGGGTTTCTCCGCGCGCAGCATGATGGAGCGAAGCAACTCGGAGTGAAAAGTAACTGGATCTTCTGTTTTCTGCGTGATCATCCAGTCAAGGAAGGATTGGAGGCGTTGCGCTCTGCGTTGCCTTGGGCTCGAACAAAAGAtggaaaggggaaggggtTATTTCATGCGGTCGGACTAGCGAGTAATGAGTATGATCGTCCTCCGGGACTCTTTGAAGAGGGGTTTCTGTTGGCCAAGGAGGTTGGTTTACATGTAACCATGCACTGTGATGTTGATCAGAAGGATGTGGTGGAGCATATGCATGAGGGTATTTTTGATGTTTGTGCGGGAGCTGGAGCGGATCGGATTGATCATGGTCTCAATGCTACCGATGCTCCGGAGTTGATGGCTGcgttgaaagagaaaaacatcGGGCTCACGCTTTGTCCGCATGCGTATCATCGCAGACAGGCTACGGAGGTGCTTTTCCCTAAAATTAGGAAGTTGTGGGATGAGGGTGTTCGGTTCTGTATCAACAGCGATGATCCGACTTATATGCATGATGTTTGGATTGATGGGAATATGATGAAGGTGTATGAGTATTGCGGTTTTACGAAGTCAGAGATGGGCAAGCTCGTTCGGAATGCGGTTGAGATGAGCTGGGCAGATGAGGTTACGAAGACGGAGATCTTGGATGAGTTGGAAAGAGTACTGGGTgttgaggagaaattgatTAGTTAG